Genomic DNA from Salvia miltiorrhiza cultivar Shanhuang (shh) chromosome 1, IMPLAD_Smil_shh, whole genome shotgun sequence:
CTACAACTCTTGAAATAGCAATATACAACTGGTCatgtgtaaaaataaattttggcaAAAATAAATCAACATGTAAAAGAAATTGATCATGATTTTTGTTGATAGTCATTGCCTATTAAATAATAAGAGGAAATTGATGCCGTCGAAACTTAAAAGGCAATCTTGGATCCTCCTATAAATCCCACATTATTTGACTCACTTAAACTAAattattatcaataaaaaatcattaaaacattaaattataataaaattataattttcttatttttttcacaatatcgatttttattattgtgatttttttttcttatattaaaGTCAactatatttgtatttttaattatatttataattttttatagtataataattgaattggtaTGGACTTTAGTATTATCATGCATGCATCCCACATTTATCAACTTTATATACATACGTATTGTGTGCTGattatttatcttataaaaaATCGATCTACTACATAGCAAATCAGATTTTGTAGTGTATAGTTATAGAATTAGACTTTTAATCAGTAAATAAATATTGTATAAGAGAAATGGGTGGacgtttattttaattttattttatattaatgggataacataatttatttgcTGAATTATTTTGTTTGACCGTGCATGTATGTATGGGTGGGTTAATGGATTGAgattattgttttaattttattttataattaatagttttttttttgaatcaaTTAATGCACGTGGTGAGAGATAATGGGAAGTGATTGTGTTGTGATTTATTTCTAATctttatatcataaatattttcaaaattgccattgaaatcaatttcaaattgatttgaaatcaatttaaaattgagaaCTCtccttttaatatagtatagatcttcaattttattataattacaaaactgtcatttattaattttaaaattaatttgaaattaaaagttaccttcttaatatattataaattagtattatgtaaatataaatttCTAAATTGTTTACAATGAATGCCTATAAAttgtacacacacacacacatatatataaataaaaacatataattcattatggaattttaaatgattataatgtgtttattttaaattcatttttaagtgtcatgtatcaaattaaagtttgtATCACAATCTTTAATTCAAGATCCATATTGCATATAATTTCATGAAtggatattttaaaaaataataaaataaaagaaaataaataaaaaacaaattttttttatgcACAAAATTATGTGCTATTTCCACTTTCTTAAATCCAAATGCAATTTATCAATCAATTGCATGAATCAAAGCAGTTTTTTGGTGCCCCTTTCTTTCAAACGTGGGTGGGacatgtaattttaattaattaagttagtttacttaatttttgaatatatacaataagccattaattttcaaataaattacaaaatcgccattaaaatcaatttgaaattgatttcaaattggaaactcctcttttaatatagtatagatgggCAAACCCAATAAGTTAAAACCCAACAAATAAACATGCAGTCCAATTAACAAATTGATGGCCCAAACCATGAGCCCAACTAAAAATTAATCCCAACTCAATTTATAAGAACAAAACCGGCCCAGAAACTTTAGCccaacccctctctctctctctctctttttcttatacgtctctctctcccctttttGTTCTCTCTCACGACACACAGACACCCTCACGCAGCTCCCTCTCctctctttctccttctcctccGGCGGCAGAGGCCGCCGCCGCATCGGGTACCACCACCGCCCTctcatctctttctttttcctctTCTCTCCTACTCTCCTGCAAATACCCCAAATCTGCAAATAAAAAAATCCCTAATTTATATGGTAATCCTATCAGCTCGTGTGATATCCCGACTTTTCTATAAGAAATATAGAAGATCTTTACTTAGTTTATTATTGATACACGtccatttttaataaattatattattcgaaagaaattttacaactttgacgttcatgattttttatttagaaattaGTTGATAATGTCATTCAATTTCATTCTTTCACTATCTTGTTatgccatttttttaattatgctttattgacttgattggaataataatttagtctttgaaataattcaaaaatatggaAAAGAATTTTGGGTTgtctaaattttttataaaaactatttttgattgaatgatatttttatctaaGAACCAATAGAATACATGTATTATTAAAGAAGACCCTTTCAtaaaaaacttaagaaaatgggcatttttatctattaacacTTACTTTTATCCATCTAAACTAATCCGCAAAAATAAGTTTCtataatatttttgatgaaTTGATAGTAATTTGATTAGAAGTCAAATTTTGTGGCTCAATGATTTCACTTCCACGGATCTAATGGTAAAAACAGGACTttaactttcaatatttttcagaaagatgactatatgttacgaaatttgaaaataaggactatatgttacagaatttgaaaatgagggctattacttttattttttacatttacactcctatttcgGGCCCttatttgatgtgttaaataggagtgtaattataaaaaatgaaagttatagtcctcattttcaaacttcgtaacatatagtcctcattttcaaattccgtaACATATAGTCTTCTTtctgaaaaatattgaaagttacggtcctatttTTACCATTAGGTCGACTTCCACGCGGCATTGTCACATAGGTCAAATAATGACTTGCAATTTGAGTTGTCTtgtaaattaatactccctccgttccataagagtgtgcatcaTTTTTTgtggcatgagttttaataaaatgttaaacaAGTGTATTGGAAGTTGAAAAAGTGATTgactttattaaaaaataaaagtaagaaataaaaaattagtgtccaaaaatgacaatgcacactcttatgtGCCGGAATAAGTAGTCTCCAAAAATTCTAGGCTCACAAGAACAgttttagatttgaatataaagGGCATTTGTAGGCTTCTTGTCTCCAAAATTCTAGGCATATTTTAAATCAACTATTACtctcttttttattaaaaaaaaagattaataacGAATTTTCATTTTCCCAATAGTGATTCAAATCCCTAATCTATTAATTGGAAGTGGAGAACTATACCAATTGAGTCACGCTTCGTTATGAAATTAACTATATACTTATTACTTTGCATGACTATATATGACTTTGAATTGATTAGATATAAATTCTTGCACATTAATCTTTTTGCAATAAACTGTAtgctttgattaaaaaaaaaatgacattttaattttattttaacaacttaataccaatttgtaaatatatatcaTAGGGCCCACAAAACTTAATTGATATTGCTCAATTCATAACTATATATAACTTTGCATGACTATATATGACTTTGAATTGATTAGATATAAATTCTTGCACATTAATCTTTTTGCAATAAACGTACCGTAtgctttgattaaaaaaatgacattttaattttattttaacaacttaataccaatttgtaaatatcagagGGCCCACAAAGCTTAATTAATATTGCTCATGATTACTTTGGTAGACTCTAAACCGAATTATTGACCACTACTTAGCCCATATCACAAGATATATTGCTCATGATTACTACGGTGGgctcttatttattattattattattattattattattattattattattattattattattattattattatttctctctctttttctatacTTAACTCGGTTTACATCGATCTAATTAAATGGAATTGTTTACAAATTAGCCCATATATATGACAATATATAttcactttcatataattagaAAAAGCACACCACTAACTAATTTTCTAATAGTAATTATGATTTTAGATTGGTTAGATTAACTATATATGACTCTGCATTGAATAGGTTAGATATAAATTCTTGTACATTAATCTTTTAGCAATAAACCGTAtgctttgataaaaaaaatgactttttaattttattttaacaactgaAAACCAATTTGTATATATCAGAGGCCCCACTTAATTGAACCATTGCCAAGACTAAATTGAACCGAGTCAAATTATTTGGATTGAACAATTACCATTTAATATTCACctaataatgtattcaaattgACAAAAACGAACCATTAAATATAGTGTTCTAATtatacttattatttttgtggtcgtgttataataatcaaatcaattcTTTTACGACTTGGCaatcaaagagattgattatgtaTATCTTGGGAATAAGAAATTCCACAATGCTATGAAAACTTTAGGCCATCTTTAGTTCAATTATAAATCAGTTTAGAAAAATGAGATATATGGAACATTGCATAAATTATCTGTCTGTCCATTTCCTAATTTGTTGGTTTTAGATACATTTGTTGaaaagatatttcaaattatcTGCCAAagtaaatggtgagcttccactCCATCTACAACTTGGCATCCCTATCTTTagcttattttgttttcttagcTTGCTGGCTCCTTCTCATATAACTAATTTATGCTTAGTTAGATAAATACTCTAACAGCAGATGGATTTTCTATTTCCAGCCATATTGAATCTTCTATTTTCTCAATGTTAACAGAtgatttgttaaattatgaTGTCATCAAGTGCACTTGGTGTGTCTTCGCATACAGGgaaatataaaatttgtaaCAAAATATCTTGTGTGCATTGCTAATTGATATATACTTTAAAGGCATTTAGTAAATAACAAAGTTTCAGTGTATGTTTTCAAGTACAAAACACAATGTCTTTCTTACTATGCTCTATCTTTAAAGTAATTGAAATGAAGGATTCTTCAATttttaggtccaataccatccaccattgggaatctatcaaatctaTCATACCTAgacctctcttccaacaaattaaatggtgagctttcATTCTTTATATGCAACTTGACATAATAACTTTTTTACAAACTTGATCGGATCTTTGGCCATTTTTGTTTGAACTAGTcttattaatattttacatttggTAAGATAAGATATGCaatttgtctaattcctttgcCAACCAAATATTTTAACAATAGTTGGATTTGCAATTTGTAACTCTATTAATTTTAAGGATCAATGTTAACAAATGctatattaaattaagatgCCATTGAATATATGAGACATGCATGGGTGATATAAGAATAGAAGAGctaatttaatttctatcaaAATACTTCACGTGCGTAAAATGTATTTCTTCATTGCCATGTTTCTTTAAGTATCCAGATTGTCTCTAAAGCAATATCTATGTTGACTTCTCAAACTtccaggtccaataccatccaccattgggaatctatcaaatttggAGTATTTATtgctctcttccaacaaattaaatggtgagcttccattctgcATCTGCAACTTGACATCCCTTCAGCTTCTTCTActctcaaataacagtttggaaGGGACAGTTCCACAATGCTTTCGAAACTTGAGCAAATCGTTGTCcatatttcatttaaatgcaaataaCTTTAGTGGCCtcattccatcaatatttatcaATGGGTGTAGTCTTCAGTCCATCAATTTGAGTGGTAATAAATTGAAAGGAAGATTACCTAAATCCTTAATCAATTGCAAAAGTCTGAAGGGTCTCGACGTTGGAAATAATAGAATACGAGACAAATTTCCGTTTTGGATGGAAGGTCTTCCTAAGCTTCGAGTACTCATATTGAAGTCCAACAAGTTTGATGGTAACATGTCGCTGGCTTCACGAAGCAACCTTCCATTTCAAAAGTTGCAAGTTTTAGATATATCTGACAATGAATTTGTGGGGTCTCTCCCTCAAACATATTTCAAGAACTTTAGAGCAATGATGGATGTGAAGGAAAATAAGACAGATCTAATTACAAGTAGTGATGATGACTCTTTTCTAAGGTATGTGGAGATGAGAATCACCTTGAAAGGTTTGGATCTGTTATTGAAGAGACTGTTGAAAACCTTTACAACCATTGACTTATCCTCCAACAATTTCTCTGGTAGTATTCCAGATTCCATAGGTAATCTTAATTCTTTGAGATACTTGAATTTGTCGCACAATAATCTCATGGGACACATACCTGCATCTCTTGGAAATATAAGTGTGCTTGAATCATTGGACTTGTCATCGAACAAATTGGAGGGAGGAATTCCAAGTGAATTGACAAGATTGACATTTCTTGAGAAATTAAACCTTTCGATGAATGATCTCGTGGGGCAAATACCACAGTCTAACCAGTTCTCCACATTTGAGAATGATTCATACGTGGGAAACTCGAGATTGTGTGGAGTTCCATTGACGAGAAAATGCAACGAGGAGAATGGGCAGCGGATGCAGCCAGAAGAACAAGATGTCGAAGATGATGAGTATGGATTTATAGATGGATTTGGATGGAGAAGTGTGGTGATGGGATATGGAAGTGGAATCAtagttggaattggaattggttGTTGCATTATTCGATTTGGAAGGCCAAGATGGTTGGTGGAATTCTTTTTTGGCGTTGGATATACAtacaacaagaagaagaagaagaagacaaggaAGAGAGATACTCCAACACACAGGAGAAGTTGATTGCagacaaatatatattatgagtttttctttcttgcttttttgttcttttccGGAGTTTAGATTGTTGTTTTTTTATTGCTACTCGTGAGTTTGTGATTTAGAATTTATAAAATTTCCTGCTGCTACGTGAGGCATTGATCTCAGCCTCCCCAGAAGCCATCAcacgaaaaaaaaaacgataGTGATTTTGCTGATTTTCTTacatttttcttcattcttcGTTGTGGGTATTCTTTGAAAAGTGATTGTTTTCTTCTGGGCTTTTTATCGAACAGTTGGCGGTCTTCTTTTTGCCATTCTTTAGGGAATCTTAATTCCCTTAGATACTTGAATTTGTTTCACAATACTTGTCATCAAATAGATTGGATGGGGAAATTCAAATTTCTTACAAAATTAGATCTTTCGATGTTCGAAATTTTCCTATATCTCATTCTATCATATATTCATGGTCTTCGCAAAAATAAGACATTTCATTCCAATTGGTGATTAAAGCACATTAAAGTTTCTAATTTGTAGTTGTTTTAAGAATTGCATTTTAagaatttttgtattttcttgtatcattataattataatatgaaCATGTATTACATCCgataacaaaaatattttttcaaaattttattaaatttttcacATCGTAAGATGTAGATACACAGCTCCTTTCACGCCTTTTTGGGCCATTGAGCTTCAGGCCCAAAAAGGTTTTGTATGCAAAAGTGATTATTGGGCTGGGCTGGGTTGGTGGACTTACTTTTCAAGTTGGGTCGACCCTTCGTCCATGTTGTCGTTTTGTCATTTTTCTCTGTCCACAATAAATGTGAATTTTTCATGGACATTAATTTTAAACTTTTTATCTCAATAGTTAAGAAAAATTCATCCCGCACACTATTTATAAACAATTCAATTTTCATGGGATCTTTCTCTATTTCatacacattttttaaaattttctttaaatccaTGTTCTTCTTTCTACACCATATTTATCGTGAACGGATGaagtaatattaaaaaaaataaaataccaaAAAGAGGATTAGTGATGAATTGGGCCTGGGGAGTTCAATTAAAGTAACTACCTAATTAATTCAGCATATTAATTATTTCGAAAAGTTTTCATCTTTGGCGCGTTAATAATTTCGACATCTAAACATATTTTTTACTTTCTTCAAACTTTCTGATCATGAAAAGAGCTTTCGAAGGGGCTATGTAATTAGTAGAAAAGGGAACAAAATATGTCTGGGATTGAATTCTGGAGGGGTAAATTTTTTATcacatttgtaaattttattgatttatttgttcTCATTGTAAATATGTCTGCACTACTCTTTACACCAAAACTTTAGTGAAAGAATTTGGTATATCGTAACTAACAATGAGAATTGGAAAAAATATGTGATACACATTTTAGTCTTATGCATAAGTCAAAGTCTATTGCCCGTTGTGTAAGAGACGATTATATTTTCCTCtcaatcgatttttgaaaattatcacGTCCAAGAAAAATACTAACTAAGAGTAATTTTCCATATAGAAGATGCCACTGGGCTCCCCAATAATTTGTTTATagttaagaaatttaattattcatttttcattCCATATCCTGAGAGATCCGATTACTTATTGCAAGATATAGCACCAGAAATCGAACATATCAGATATGAATAATCCACTTATTAAGGGGTTAAAAGCAAAGCTGCAAAACCGATAATAGGGCGAAATATGACAATTTCGGTCAAATCCAATTTGAATAGTCCCACAACTTGACATTTTTCATTGCCACATTAGATTGAATCTAGGTGAAATTGACTGTGGTGGGACGATTCAGAATCAACTTACATTCATAAGTTGTTCTACCATTATCACGATCAAAccattaaaataatattcaagAGATTTGTCGTGTGAAATAGTGAACCCATTTCAATTCAACTAACATTATTTCTTCAACTTGAATAATACTGATTCTTCAACCAGTTTTCAGATTTGTTTTTACATCTGTAATCGAAGGTGGTTAAGACTTAAAAAAGATTCATTTCAAGCTGAGAATTTCATGTGAACAGATATGAGAGGACGTGAGTCAGAGAACTAGAGACAAGGAGGCTGAGTTTAAGAGATATCAGAGAACAttctttaatattattttatataagggGTTATAGGGAGTAAAACGggaggctatgaatagaattactcttttatatttaagttcaaatttttattatttcatggATCAAAACCCACTTCGTTTTATATTTATGGTAGATTTAGGAAGAAAAGAATTCCACTAACCATCTTGGCCTTCCATTTCTAACAATAATGTaaccaattccaattccaattccaactaTAAATCCACTTCCATAACCCATCACCACACTTCTCCAACCAAACCCACTATATTAATTGGTGGGTTTTGAACACCACTTGTACACTGTATTATAAATATGTGATGCACATTTGGTCTTATGCTTAAATCCCTTTTTCAAAAGGAAACAACTATATATCATTTTTCAATCAATTTCTGAAAATTATAAACCTTCAAAAAGTTAATACAATTAGATTAAGCAATTATTATTCAGTGATTATCGCGATACCGAACCATTAAATATTGCAAATTCAATTTCACAATGATTCTTCCTCTAATGATCAATGTTAACATACATGTGTGTGATTCAATTTCACGTACCATTAAATattgcaaatttaatttatccatgaaaatgTGAAACACATTTAGGCTCACAAGAAGTgttttagatttgaatataaatggCATTTGTAGGCTTCTTGTTTTCTCACACAATTAGCACTCACAATATGGATGCATTTTCCCCATTTTCCCTTCTTTCGCTTCTCTTATTGTTTTCATGTCTTAGCCTCTCTGCTGCACACAACACAACTCAAATCAAAAGTGATGAATCAATACTTCTTGCTTTGAAATCCCACATTTCAGATCCtttcaattttttgaaaaataactgGACCAGTGGAACCTCGTTTTGCACGTGGATAGGAGTTACTTGTGATTCACGTCGTAGCAGGGTGACTGAATTAGATATCTCGTCTATGGGACTTGAAGGAAGTATTCCACAGGAAATTGGAAATCTTTCTTCACTTGTTTATTTAGATTTGAGTTGGAACTTTTTTCATGGTTGTATTCCTCTCTATCCATTTTTAAATTTGTAGTTAGtagaatctatttatttatatggtaaTCCTATCAGGTCGGCTACCAAAGGACATTTGCAGTCACAATAAccttcaaagactcaaactacttaacctatcgaggaacGAAATGGAAGGAGATATACCGTCAAGTTTGTACCAATGTCCACAACTTGAGAGTATTCACTTGTCAGACAACGACTTCAGTGGACTTGTGCCTGCACAAATTTGGAATATCACACTGCTTAAGGTATTAGACCTTAGTTCCAA
This window encodes:
- the LOC131006330 gene encoding putative receptor like protein 25 — translated: MEGLPKLRVLILKSNKFDGNMSLASRSNLPFQKLQVLDISDNEFVGSLPQTYFKNFRAMMDVKENKTDLITSSDDDSFLRYVEMRITLKGLDLLLKRLLKTFTTIDLSSNNFSGSIPDSIGNLNSLRYLNLSHNNLMGHIPASLGNISVLESLDLSSNKLEGGIPSELTRLTFLEKLNLSMNDLVGQIPQSNQFSTFENDSYVGNSRLCGVPLTRKCNEENGQRMQPEEQDVEDDEYGFIDGFGWRSVVMGYGSGIIVGIGIGCCIIRFGRPRWLVEFFFGVGYTYNKKKKKKTRKRDTPTHRRS